In the Malaya genurostris strain Urasoe2022 chromosome 1, Malgen_1.1, whole genome shotgun sequence genome, one interval contains:
- the LOC131436077 gene encoding probable RNA 2'-phosphotransferase → MSNLNKKNSQAASRQGRYSDHRLTPRKLSWLLRHSVDVAEHMDPDGFVPFDILQQISGAGLEQIQEAITKDSKGRYEVRDDEVRAVNGHSVHFCQNYEILPQPPEYLYHATNNKALPLIMAGALKKMGRHYIHMYEKPPQKTSVRYRILKIKPPSGHVFFRTKNGYILCQDDIPAEFIEVVS, encoded by the coding sequence ATGAGCAATTTGAACAAGAAAAATTCGCAAGCAGCATCTCGCCAAGGGCGATACTCTGATCACAGATTAACACCGCGAAAATTGTCATGGTTACTACGCCACTCCGTTGATGTCGCTGAACACATGGACCCAGATGGGTTTGTTCCGTTCGATATTCTGCAGCAGATCAGCGGTGCCGGTCTAGAGCAAATTCAGGAAGCAATTACTAAAGATAGCAAAGGTCGCTATGAGGTTCGCGATGACGAAGTGCGGGCCGTCAACGGTCACAGTGTTCACTTTTGTCAGAATTATGAAATTCTACCTCAACCACCGGAATATCTTTACCATGCCACAAACAATAAAGCCCTTCCGCTAATTATGGCCGGTGCGCTGAAAAAAATGGGACGACATTACATACATATGTACGAGAAGCCACCTCAGAAGACGTCGGTACggtacagaattttaaaaataaaacctCCGAGTGGGCATGTATTTTTTCGAACTAAAAATGGGTACATCCTGTGTCAAGACGATATACCAGCCGAATTCATAGAAGTTGTCAGCTAG
- the LOC131428362 gene encoding uncharacterized protein LOC131428362 has translation MQKKPTRRDCFIPGCSSQMGQVVFMSAYKSDGLQRWWSQTAWAQKRKNKQIPKNSRVCEKHFEEKYIDRSYKMPRLFTEAWPTMHVNLPNPVELIGRYNTEKSNSVRAEVNPRIYCRLCGKKDKRPLENQLDQLKDGEAFLKFCLGQYYSKDHFPQGICENCMETAEYVLNFVKQCEQTQRRLDGIFVAKEFLKTEPSYEFLEDMKQENDDGSDYVDQPGSPEVLDVKQERPIPDDVSEDEDFVVLEDDRVSSDSQQYDECKPNVTLSDSLTIEPQSSHAKVTYESDMGSDSDDEPVQKRHYRKKPGQKPKKNAEYGNTTSEIVDDFPVSDQESESEKPTPQLKSKRVKSTSGAGETSRICPICGKILVHKGNFTSHLKIHSDKKDYVCNICGKQYYIRRELQMHIESLHEKKTFVCNICGIKCAWRKGLQRHMKNKHSDESSLKHKCTYCGKAFLLPNQLRLHVMKHTGDRITCEICGAGYRFNYMLTQHKMREHGMEFKGVKLYKTSSRSRKTAQSKLASEVGSAVATIVSETQTASAPSSSAVQTVDTNHDSLLSSSESSQSQHIQQQQQPVLHHQQLQQYHHVTTAQLDRVHYPAGFIYSAGGSTAMMLPPGSYNAISICFPSSCCREIITIVLIALVCCLETVFCRSNKAMILSKICRLCLSEKSRIKSIFRNYKREQLLNFITEVIRLDVSEGDGLPANICTPCANALIRMKETIRVFRENERKLRDKVLVAEECNLGLPESTKSVETRDTDDTSVNLHDLLKEDIVLSFPNLNTAEDANESSLESLESLDAKHLVAIDAFEELKSTTDKDHDSVEPESDLDYEPDKPRSKCKLKGIRRSRTNAINKGKGKRKSRPSGDEQNRPKVNDHKCYICRSESMGSAKALLEHLTTHLDRTPYTCTECKMVTVVLKSVRSLNVHMKMHAQPMKCEYCDRRYCDDRARDFHVKTYHLGESAPCPSTCDQCGKVCKSIAALKSHVRDHRLSLECDYCGKIFHRRNKLREHVTRVHEKAEKYECSMCHRVVHSLESYNSHLKMHMSEKTYECDLCPMKFYTAGNLGLHKKIHSGNANYKPHKDWSGHYTVTQQPGQDRVYTCKLCGKSYTKTVMKINNHLKNHFKDIKCDRCELKFVNESQLKTHYVVHTGIRQYKCDFCGKDFLHKNNLTQHLKLHRNEQNYACEFCGKLFTYKEGMKAHIRNHHLRESPYECTCCRRKFVDNASLTRHIAAEHEEPPKQVFLEPPPMMGTVPSQVAPFDYSEITFPFI, from the exons ATGCAGAAAAAACCGACCCGTCGGGATTGCTTCATCCCGGGATGTTCATCGCAAATGGGACAAGTGGTGTTTATGAGTGCATACAAATCGGATGGCTTGCAGCGCTGGTGGAGTCAAACGGCTTGGGCACAAAAACGCAAAAATAAACAGATCCCCAAAAATTCGCGTGTGTGCGAAAAGCACTTCGAGGAAAAGTACATTGATCGTAGCTACAAAATGCCTCGTTTGTTTACGGAGGCCTGGCCCACGATGCATGTCAATTTGCCGAACCCAGTCGAACTGATAGGCAGATATAATACCGAGAAGAGCAATAGCGTTAGGGCGGAAGTAAATCCTCGAATCTACTGTAGACTGTGTGGCAAAAAAGACAAACGTCCGTTGGAGAATCAGTTGGATCAGCTAAAGGATGGCGAGGCGTTTTTAAAATTCTGTCTTGGACAATATTACTCAAAGGATCATTTTCCACAAGGGATTTGCGAAAATTGCATGGAAACGGCAGAATATGTTCTGAATTTTGTTAAACAGTGTGAACAAACACAACGCCGACTAGATGGGATTTTTGTTGCAAAAGAATTCCTGAAAACTGAACCCTCTTACGAGTTTCTAGAGGACATGAAACAAGAGAATGACGATGgttcggattatgttgatcagcCCGGCAGTCCAGAAGTGCTCGATGTGAAACAAGAAAGACCAATTCCTGATGACGTATCGGAAGATGAAGACTTCGTCGTGTTGGAAGATGACCGAGTGAGCTCGGATTCGCAACAGTATGATGAGTGCAAACCCAATGTGACTCTCTCAGATTCTTTAACGATTGAACCGCAATCTTCTCACGCAAAGGTAACCTATGAGAGTGATATGGGAAGTGATTCCGATGATGAACCTGTGCAAAAACGCCACTATAGAAAGAAGCCTGGTCAGAAGCCTAAAAAGAATGCAGAATACGGGAATACAACATCGGAGATTGTAGATGATTTTCCAGTGTCAGACCAGGAAAGCGAATCGGAAAAACCCACGCCCCAACTTAAATCGAAGCGGGTAAAATCAACATCCGGGGCTGGTGAAACCAGTAGAATCTGCCCCATTTGTGGTAAGATCCTTGTGCACAAGGGTAATTTCACTTCTCATCTTAAAATACATAGCGATAAAAAAGATTATGTGTGCAACATTTGCGGAAAACAGTATTATATTCGGCGAGAGCTACAGATGCATATCGAGTCGTTGCATGAGAAGAAAACGTTTGTCTGTAACATCTGTGGAATCAAATGCGCCTGGCGGAAAGGACTTCAGAGACACATGAAAAACAAACATTCTGATGAAAGTTCACTCAAACATAAATGCACGTACTGTGGAAAGGCGTTCCTTCTGCCGAATCAGCTGAGACTACACGTTATGAAACATACTGGAGACAGAATTACCTGCGAAATTTGCGGAGCTGGCTATAG ATTCAATTATATGCTAACCCAACACAAAATGCGTGAACATGGTATGGAGTTCAAGGGCGTCAAACTGTACAAAACGAGCAGCCGTTCACGCAAAACGGCCCAATCAAAATTAGCCTCAGAAGTCGGCTCTGCTGTTGCTACTATTGTTTCTGAAACGCAAACTGCTTCAGCACCTTCCAGTTCAGCGGTCCAGACGGTGGACACGAATCACGATTCCTTGTTGTCGTCGTCAGAATCATCTCAATCGCAACATatacagcaacagcagcagccagTACTACATCACCAGCAGTTGCAGCAGTATCATCACGTTACAACAGCGCAATTAGATCGAGTTCACTATCCGGCTGGGTTTATCTATTCCGCCGGTGGAAGTACTGCGATGATGCTTCCCCCGGGCAGTTACAACG CAATCTCGATT TGTTTCCCGTCCAGCTGTTGCAGGGAAATCATAACGATTGTATTAATAGCATTGGTTTGTTGTTtggaaaccgtgttctgtcgaAGCAATAAAGCAATGATTCTCAGTAAAATATGCCGTTTGTGCTTATCGGAAAAGTCGCGGATTAAATCCATCTTTAGGAATTACAAACGTGAACAATTGCTCAATTTCATCACCGAAGTTATTCGGCTGGATGTTAGTGAAGGAGATGGCCTTCCGGCCAACATCTGCACACCATGTGCTAACGCGTTGATACGCATGAAGGAAACTATAAGGGTTTTCCGAGAAAATGAGCGCAAACTGCGGGATAAAGTTCTAGTAGCCGAAGAATGCAATCTGGGATTACCAGAGAGCACGAAATCGGTTGAAACCAGGGATACGGATGATACTAGCGT AAATTTACACGACTTGCTGAAGGAAGATATCGTACTTTCGTTTCCCAATTTGAATACTGCTGAAGATGCAAACGAAAGTTCACTGGAGAGCTTAGAATCGTTGGATGCTAAACATTTAGTTGCCATAGATGCATTCGAGGAGCTGAAATCTACCACTGACAAGGATCATGATTCCGTTGAACCGGAAAGTGATTTAGACTATGAACCTGATAAACCCCGATCAAAATGTAAGCTGAAAGGTATCCGCAGGAGCAGGACAAATGCAATCAATAAAGGAAAAGGTAAACGAAAATCTCGGCCCTCCGGGGACGAACAGAATCGACCTAAAGTGAACGATCATAAGTGCTACATCTGTCGTAGTGAATCGATGGGATCGGCCAAAGCGCTACTGGAGCATTTGACCACTCATTTAGATCGTACGCCGTACACTTGCACGGAATGTAAAATGGTCACAGTCGTACTGAAAAGCGTTCGATCGTTGAATGTCCATATGAAGATGCATGCCCAGCCGATGAAATGTGAATACTGCGATAGGCGATATTGCGATGACCGGGCCCGTGATTTTCACGTTAAAACGTACCATTTGGGTGAAAGCGCTCCCTGTCCGTCAACGTGCGATCAGTGCGGGAAAGTATGCAAATCGATAGCCGCCCTCAAGAGCCACGTGAGAGATCATCGGTTGAGTCTTGAGTGTGACTATTGCGGTAAAATTTTCCATAGACGCAACAAATTGAGAGAACACGTAACTCGGGTGCACGAGAAAGCCGAGAAGTACGAATGTAGTATGTGTCATCGGGTAGTGCATTCCTTGGAAAGCTATAACTCGCATCTTAAAATGCACATGAGTGAGAAAACCTATGAGTGTGATTTATGTCCTATGAAATTTTACACGGCCGGAAATTTAGGTTTACATAAAAAGATTCATTCCGGGAACGCAAACTATAAACCTCATAAGGATTGGAGCGGACACTACACGGTTACTCAACAGCCGGGCCAGGACAGAGTGTACACGTGCAAACTGTGCGGCAAGTCGTACACGAAGACAGTGATGAAGATAAACAATCATCTTAAGAACCACTTCAAAGATATTAAATGCGACCGGTGCGAGTTGAAATTCGTGAACGAATCTCAACTGAAAACTCACTACGTAGTGCACACCGGCATCCGGCAGTACAAATGCGATTTTTGCGGGAAAGATTTTCTACACAAAAACAACCTCACCCAACATTTGAAACTGCATCGGAACGAACAAAACTATGCGTGTGAGTTTTGCGGGAAACTGTTCACGTACAAGGAAGGTATGAAGGCTCACATCCGGAATCATCATCTGCGAGAGAGTCCGTATGAGTGCACTTGCTGTCGTAGGAAGTTTGTGGATAACGCTTCCCTCACCCGGCACATAGCCGCCGAACATGAAGAGCCACCAAAGCAGGTTTTTTTAGAACCGCCACCCATGATGGGAACCGTACCGTCTCAGGTAGCACCGTTCGATTACTCCGAAATAACGTTTCCGTTTATTTAG
- the LOC131436089 gene encoding RUN domain-containing protein 1: MSMEIAMNEYSGIASDPPEGTEDQRRVMILDNEQLLRKPVSDDEFDFDSAFSSESNNVLTDESMEIAMPECSASGALECDRLRSLEDEHETLSSNLMALTSHFAQVQLRLRQIVDAPQQERDHLLKNLEEFAFLGIPEMQQNPVKKNIPELVANMDKGSESVDKLRKKQYALIDQLKTQLIDLERYAYESGTGILPHTILLEKQKVIIDEIKNKINLNLDELDLPQLTSEDLRNQVDTALDEQLVNPLKMKEQLVLQLKTQIQDLERFINFIQTNEKAEIKKRFLQQQELAKAEAAGRAEAQERAKLRSLAASQRESETQRATGDTSSKKESLNSKAFGLMDKASTILQMFALSQINCRSDRNQDGFQRNMMKRSKENCWGDIRAKLEIDVQEVVSLAMEKQEDMQLTDASNTDYENWRTDSSRKSYELTMIVRKQLAKTIQGLMQHGLRGISESSGSIVPFISGCFSGGGYHQQQHSQPKSSQEHFYRSDTSRKTDTTRMTKAATTPPRRKSDFVEEDEPAEPNIFSQLYQEEEDEEVVPYSADESEMHVWELLLIYYNIKNGDRYNSTPARKLSESFNLDLVDGRPQSNKQSLLSTISTIVALHSPYKRSYNSQFKAFICAALNAQKLSQWLHLIYQCKELISSYYTSWSYVANTGFRDATKTLDRLTQYQFELPIDLSIRQFKNIKDIFI; encoded by the exons ATGTCCATGGAAATTGCAATGAACGAGTACAGTGGTATTGCATCGGATCCTCCGGAAGGAACGGAAGACCAACGGCGTGTAATGATTCTCGATAACGAACAGCTGTTGCGAAAACCGGTTTCAGATGATGAATTCGATTTTGATTCGGCGTTTAGTTCCGAATCGAATAACGTGTTGACGGACGAAAGCATGGAAATAGCAATGCCGGAATGTTCGGCGAGCGGAGCACTGGAGTGCGATCGACTGCGGTCCCTGGAAGATGAACACGAAACCTTATCCTCCAATTTAATGGCACTAACATCACATTTTGCCCAGGTGCAACTGCGACTACGTCAGATTGTTGATGCACCTCAGCAGGAGCGAGATCATTTGTTGAAAAACTTGGAAGAGTTTGCGTTTTTGGGTATTCCGGAAATGCAACAAAATCCAGTTAAAAAGAACATTCCAGAACTGGTAGCCAACATGGATAAGGGTTCCGAATCGGTCGATAAACTTCGTAAAAAGCAGTATGCTTTAATCGATCAATTGAAAACTCAACTCATTGATTTGGAACGTTACGCTTACGAGTCCGGAACTGGCATACTTCCGCATACGATTCTGCTAGAGAAACAGAAAGTGATTATCgatgaaatcaaaaacaaaattaatttaaatttggaCGAACTGGATCTTCCCCAGCTGACTTCTGAGGACCTAAGGAATCAGGTGGACACAGCACTGGATGAACAACTAGTGAATCCGCTGAAGATGAAGGAACAATTGGTGCTGCAACTTAAAACCCAAATTCAAGACCTAGAACGattcataaattttatacaGACCAATGAGAAAGCGGAGATCAAAAAACGTTTTCTTCAGCAACAGGAACTAGCAAAAGCAGAAGCAGCTGGTCGTGCGGAAGCTCAAGAGCGGGCTAAACTGCGATCACTTGCCGCCAGTCAACGTGAAAGCGAAACACAGAGGGCAACTGGGGATACCTCTTCGAAAAAAGAATCGCTCAACAGTAAAGCGTTCGGATTGATGGATAAAGCAAGCACGATACTGCAAATGTTTGCCCTATCACAGATCAACTGTAGAAGCGACAGGAATCAGGACGGTTTTCAACGCAATATGATGAAACGGTCCAAGGAGAACTGCTGGGGTGACATACGGGCAAAGTTGGAGATTGACGTACAGGAAGTGGTTTCGCTGGCGATGGAAAAACAAGAGGATATGCAACTTACGGATGCGTCCAATACGGACTATGAGAACTGGAGAACGGACAGTTCGCGAAAAAGCTACGAACTGACAATGATCGTGCGGAAGCAGCTGGCAAAAACCATTCAAGGTCTGATGCAACATGGACTGCGAGGAATTTCCGAGAGTAGCGGAAGCATTGTGCCGTTCATTTCGGGTTGTTTTTCCGGCGGTGGTTATCATCAGCAGCAACATAGTCAACCGAAATCCAGTCAGGAACACTTCTATCGAAGTGACACAAGCAGAAAAACCGACACCACCCGGATGACAAAAGCAGCCACAACTCCGCCCAGACGCAAATCTGATTTCGTGGAAGAAGACGAACCGGCGGAACCGAACATTTTTTCCCAACTTTATCAGGAGGAAGAAGACGAGGAAGTGGTGCCCTACAGCGCTGATGAATCCGAGATGCACGTCTGGGAGCTACTGTTGATATATTACAACATTAAGAACGGGGACCGATACAACTCAACTCCGGCGAGAAAGCTATCGGAGAGTTTCAATTTGGACTTGGTTGATGGGAGGCCACAGTCGAACAAACAG AGCTTGCTCAGTACTATCAGTACGATAGTTGCATTACATAGCCCTTACAAGAGAAGCTACAACTCGCAGTTCAAGGCTTTCATATGTGCGGCTTTGAA CGCCCAGAAGCTAAGCCagtggcttcacttgatctaccAGTGCAAGGAACTGATCAGCTCTTACTACACCAGCTGGAGTTATGTCGCGAATACGGGATTCCGTGATGCGACAAAGACGCTGGACCGTTTGACCCAGTACCAGTTTGAGTTACCGATAGATTTGTCCATACGACAGTTTAAAAATATCAAAGATATATTTATTTAG
- the LOC131425583 gene encoding uncharacterized protein LOC131425583: protein MAIRRFICRRGVPLDIFSDNGTNFQAASNELKKEVQKIDMECADVFTDARTRWHFNPPAAPHMGGCWERLVRSTKNALKAIHDGRTLSDEVLLTVLSEAEDMVNSRPLTYIPHNGAETESLTPNHFLRGFPAGNCEEITMPTCSAEALRDCYKKSQKLADVLWQRWIKEYIPLVNHRTKWFEDKESIKVGELVFIIDGDNWRTWVRGIVEHVIRGQDGRIRQAMVRTSKGVFRRPVSKLALLEIKGKSDQGCEYGPELRSGEMSTPLGTSASPGEKRVDRN from the coding sequence ATGGCGATACGAAGATTCATCTGTCGCCGTGGAGTACCTTTGGATATATTTTCCGACAACGGCACAAATTTTCAAGCAGCGAGCAATGAGCTCAAAAAGGAAGTTCAAAAAATTGATATGGAGTGCGCTGATGTTTTCACAGATGCCCGAACACGTTGGCATTTTAATCCACCGGCGGCGCCCCACATGGGAGGATGTTGGGAGCGCCTTGTTAGATCTACAAAAAATGCGTTGAAGGCGATTCATGATGGAAGAACTTTGAGCGATGAGGTTCTATTGACCGTGCTATCCGAAGCTGAGGATATGGTAAACTCTAGACCGTTGACGTATATTCCACATAACGGAGCTGAAACCGAATCGTTGACGCCAAATCATTTTTTGCGCGGATTTCCAGCCGGAAACTGTGAAGAGATTACCATGCCGACCTGTTCTGCAGAAGCATTGAGAGACTGTTACAAGAAATCACAGAAGTTGGCTGACGTACTATGGCAGAGATGGATTAAGGAGTATATACCGCTTGTTAATCATCGTACTAAGTGGTTCGAGGACAAAGAATCGATTAAAGTAGGAGAGCTCGTATTCATCATCGACGGTGACAACTGGCGGACTTGGGTCCGGGGAATCGTGGAGCATGTCATTCGAGGCCAAGATGGAAGGATACGTCAAGCGATGGTTCGAACTTCGAAAGGTGTCTTTAGACGTCCAGTTTCCAAGTTAGCCTTACTAGAGATTAAAGGTAAATCTGATCAAGGTTGTGAGTATGGACCAGAGTTACGGTCGGGGGAAATGTCAACACCACTGGGAACGTCCGCAAGCCCTGGCGAAAAGCGAGTTGACAGGAACTGA